The following are from one region of the Litoribacterium kuwaitense genome:
- a CDS encoding ABC transporter permease — MSNQVASDKLTKSEQRTKKVAHFVSEYGILLALLLMVVILTMLSPNFLTSSNLLNLFRQVSINAVLAIGMTFVILTKGIDLSVGSILALSGIVAASLSVGPDSNLLLGIIAGLAVGLLFGAINGVVVSKFKVTPFIATLGMMAIARGFTYIYSDGQPISGLSEPFLAIGSGSFLGMPIPVWIVIIAFIICSIVLYKTKFGRYVYAVGGNENATLTSGISVNKTLMSVYCISGLLAGLAGVILASRVSSGLPQAGVSYELDAIAAVVIGGTSLMGGRGRLWGTLVGALIIGVLNNGLDLLAVSSYWQQVIKGTIIIIAVLVDRKRS; from the coding sequence ATGAGCAATCAAGTAGCTTCAGACAAATTAACGAAAAGCGAACAGAGAACAAAAAAAGTCGCGCACTTTGTCTCTGAATACGGAATTTTACTAGCTTTACTTTTGATGGTTGTCATATTGACGATGTTAAGTCCAAATTTTTTAACGTCTTCTAACCTTTTAAACTTGTTTAGACAAGTTTCGATTAACGCCGTGCTGGCGATTGGCATGACGTTTGTCATTCTCACGAAGGGGATCGATTTGTCGGTCGGATCGATATTAGCGTTATCTGGTATTGTCGCCGCGTCTTTATCGGTAGGGCCCGATTCAAATCTATTGCTCGGTATTATCGCAGGTCTTGCGGTCGGTTTGCTCTTTGGGGCAATCAACGGCGTCGTCGTTTCTAAATTCAAAGTGACACCTTTTATTGCAACATTAGGAATGATGGCAATCGCCAGAGGATTTACGTATATCTACAGTGATGGTCAGCCGATTTCGGGTCTATCAGAGCCTTTTCTTGCCATCGGTTCTGGGTCGTTTCTAGGCATGCCAATTCCCGTCTGGATCGTCATCATTGCCTTTATCATTTGTAGTATCGTGCTTTACAAAACGAAATTTGGTCGTTATGTGTATGCTGTTGGAGGAAACGAAAATGCTACCTTAACGTCAGGGATTAGCGTCAACAAGACGTTAATGTCTGTCTACTGCATTAGCGGTCTGCTTGCCGGACTGGCAGGCGTTATTCTCGCATCTCGTGTATCCTCAGGACTCCCGCAAGCTGGGGTATCTTATGAATTAGATGCAATTGCTGCCGTTGTCATTGGTGGGACAAGTCTTATGGGAGGTCGAGGGCGATTATGGGGCACATTAGTCGGTGCACTCATTATTGGTGTCTTGAACAACGGATTGGATTTATTAGCCGTTTCCTCATATTGGCAGCAAGTCATTAAAGGAACGATCATTATTATTGCTGTGTTAGTTGATCGAAAACGATCTTAA